One Nematostella vectensis chromosome 10, jaNemVect1.1, whole genome shotgun sequence genomic window carries:
- the LOC5506071 gene encoding queuosine salvage protein, with translation MSNQVMLPRESGSFIASHSKDVSLCEEGISRASEIVFKSLKSNAYSYKTWKDHELHPKEMSKATVDWIFVLDTLNFSFWVDDGLEPWTIRHKGKDFQGYWALCAGINRAIEEGIHLTSPSYYRNITIDDLKHIFRSETSTEMPLLEERAKNLRETGNILAQTFQNSFAHMILLANKSAKLLLSMVINNFDCFRDDGDFCNQKVSFYKRAQILIADTWACFEGKGFGEFPDIDFLTMFADYKVPQGLYDLGVLQFSEALKQKLVTGQLIPHGDQLEMEIRGNSIWAVEKIYLAVKLKAKKSPEFSNMDSLELAQYLNSVIIDFYLWDFSKNVEARASIPCHKTRTIFY, from the exons ATGTCCAACCAAGTGATGCTCCCTCGAGAATCCGGCAGTTTTATTGCTTCTCACAGCAAAGATGTCAGTCTTTGCGAAGAAGGGATCTCTAGAGCTTCAGAAATAGTCTTCAAATCGCTTAAGTCCAATGCATACAGTTATAAGACTTGGAAAGATCACGAGTTGCATCCAAAGGAGATGTCAAAGGCGACTGTTGACTGGATATTTGTGCTAGACACACTGAACTTCTCATTTTGGGTTGACGACGGACTAGAGCCATGGACTATAAGGCATAAGGGAAAAGACTTTCAAGGTTACTGGGCTTTATGCGCTGGAATTAATCGAGCTATAGag gAAGGGATCCACCTTACAAGCCCATCATACTACCGTAACATCACTATAGATGACCTCAAACACATTTTCAGATCAGAAACCTCGACTGAAATGCCACTTCTGGAGGAAAGAGCAAAAAATCTAAGAGAAACAGGAAATATCCTTGCACAAACCTTCCAAAACTCATTTGCACACATGATTTTATTAGCTAATAAGAGTGCAAAACTTCTTCTTTCCATGGTTATaaacaattttgattgttttcgtGATGATGGAGATTTTTGCAACCAAAAGGTTTCGTTTTATAAACGAGCACAAATTCTTATTGCTGATACATGGGCATGTTTTGAAGGCAAAGGTTTTGGTGAATTTCCTGACATAgattttcttacaatgtttgCTGACTACAAAGTTCCTCAAGGACTTTACGATCTTGGTGTCCTGCAGTTTTCTGAAGCCCTAAAACAAAAGCTGGTCACTGGACAGCTAATACCTCATGGTGACCAGCTTGAAATGGAGATAAGAGGGAACTCCATATGGGCTGTCGAAAAGATCTATCTGGCAGTCAAACTAAAGGCCAAAAAGTCACCAGAGTTCTCGAATATGGATTCTCTTGAATTAGCCCAATATCTAAATTCTGTAATAATAGATTTTTATTTGTGGGATTTTTCAAAGAATGTAGAAGCAAGAGCAAGTATTCCATGCCACAAGACAagaacaatattttattaa
- the LOC116613925 gene encoding uncharacterized protein LOC116613925 isoform X1, whose amino-acid sequence MIQLRELVNEVVAEERNEGETDHNENVVFPDKEGTLWSVLRVVYSLLSTLAHLALSLSFLSFFLSALSFCINCSIEFTFEMIAPGFNASTSRRNFYSACQFVMLLYTLFNTSLMMSLFWDVLRAVMYKRSRRVTHARNALFIIVIISSAIWAGATRDASTGLVRLVSDCLVVSWVIALIVSVIGGVFLLLVVYEEPLMTGKAMWYCAAAISLVSLLFAILSPIAYSLLDASAGAICFAVFYPCISGLLFAYCYCFRGCQKETNNFLIKASVLMLIGLSYFVIIALASNARVNCDDACQLGPVSSQKQLFVAKGLSLKADNAGYPICNKKWSSLGLQITDWAFMADLAYKTSENKTMALNRLNNYFSDRGANWELVTRSTKKPVFYHIRERTVGVNVIGIRGTKDSRDWFENCKIWNEIATFQLTSVFLPIQHLPLDFVAFFIAQSSFLDYTLHHASYNSYFKVLENYVTAVKNKSAEDVFLVGHSLGGGLAKLVGIRNRIQAISVSSPGEVYNRDKFRYSLKDVQQYTTSVIAQHDLVTWIDKHGGLVQYVECDVSSFLECHSIRNTYCELKKKCDSVTPIECP is encoded by the exons ATGATACAACTAAGGGAACTCGTAAATGAAGTAGTCGCCGAGGAAAGGAACGAAGGAGAAACGGATCACAACGAGAATGTG gtattTCCAGATAAGGAGGGGACATTATGGAGCGTTCTCCGGGTGGTATACAGTTTGCTGTCTACTCTAGCACATCTTGCCTTATCTCTctcttttttatcctttttcctGAGTGCGCTCAGTTTCTGCATCAATTGTTCAATTGAGTTTACCTTTGAGATGATCGCCCCAGGCTTCAACGCGTCGACGAGTCGCAGGAACTTCTACTCTGCGTGCCAGTTCGTGATGCTGCTCTACACCCTCTTTAACACCTCACTCATGATGTCCCTCTTCTGGGACGTCCTACGAGCCGTCATGTATAAGCGGTCTCGGCGTGTAACGCATGCGCGTAACGCCCTgttcatcatcgtcattatctCGTCCGCTATCTGGGCCGGGGCAACGCGTGACGCCAGCACAGGGCTTGTCCGGCTTGTTTCCGACTGCCTGGTTGTGTCTTGGGTTATTGCGCTCATAGTGTCAGTGATCGGGGGAGTGTTTCTGTTACTAGTGGTCTATGAGGAGCCCCTAATGACTGGAAAGGCTATGTGGTACTGTGCTGCAGCTATCTCGCTTGTATCGCTTCTGTTCGCTATTCTTTCGCCGATAGCATACAGCCTTCTTGATGCATCTGCCGGTGCTATTTGCTTTGCTGTCTTCTATCCCTGTATTTCCGGTCTTTTGTTTGCGTACTGTTACTGCTTTAGGGGTTGCCAAAAGGAAACAAATAATTTCTTGATTAAAGCATCGGTTCTCATGCTGATTGGATTATCCTACTTTGTCATTATAGCTCTAGCCTCTAATGCACGGGTAAACTGTGACGATGCTTGTCAGTTGGGGCCTGTGTCGAGCCAAAAGCAGCTGTTCGTTGCAAAAGGCTTGTCTCTAAAGGCCGATAACGCTGGTTACCCGATTTGCAACAAAAAGTGGAGTTCGCTCGGACTTCAGATCACCGACTGGGCTTTCATGGCAGATCTTGCTTACAAGACAAGCGAGAACAAAACCATGGCCCTTAACAGGCTTAACAACTATTTCAGTGACCGCGGTGCAAACTGGGAACTTGTCACAAGGTCGACCAAGAAACCGGTGTTTTACCATATAAGGGAGCGTACCGTTGGAGTAAACGTTATTGGTATTCGCGGCACAAAGGACTCGAGGGACTGGTTCGAGAATTGCAAAATCTGGAATGAGATCGCGACGTTCCAACTGACTTCCGTCTTCCTGCCAATCCAGCATTTGCCACTCGACTTCGTAGCGTTTTTCATTGCTCAGTCATCCTTTCTGGACTACACTCTACACCACGCCAGTTATAACTCCTACTTCAAG GTTCTTGAAAACTACGTAACGGCGGTCAAAAACAAGTCTGCTGAAGACGTGTTTTTGGTTGGTCATTCTTTAGGAGGAGGACTCGCCAAGTTAGTAGGAATCCGCAATCGCATTCAAGCCATCTCAGTATCCAGCCCGGGGGAAGTGTATAATCGAGACAAGTTCCGCTACTCCCTGAAAGACGTCCAACAGTACACGACGTCTGTGATCGCCCAACACGACTTGGTCACGTGGATAGATAAACACGGAGGCCTGGTGCAGTACGTGGAGTGTGACGTCAGCAGCTTCTTGGAATGCCACAGCATCAGGAACACCTATTGCGAGCTGAAGAAAAAGTGTGACAGCGTGACACCGATAGAGTGCCCATAG
- the LOC116613925 gene encoding uncharacterized protein LOC116613925 isoform X2, with product MIAPGFNASTSRRNFYSACQFVMLLYTLFNTSLMMSLFWDVLRAVMYKRSRRVTHARNALFIIVIISSAIWAGATRDASTGLVRLVSDCLVVSWVIALIVSVIGGVFLLLVVYEEPLMTGKAMWYCAAAISLVSLLFAILSPIAYSLLDASAGAICFAVFYPCISGLLFAYCYCFRGCQKETNNFLIKASVLMLIGLSYFVIIALASNARVNCDDACQLGPVSSQKQLFVAKGLSLKADNAGYPICNKKWSSLGLQITDWAFMADLAYKTSENKTMALNRLNNYFSDRGANWELVTRSTKKPVFYHIRERTVGVNVIGIRGTKDSRDWFENCKIWNEIATFQLTSVFLPIQHLPLDFVAFFIAQSSFLDYTLHHASYNSYFKVLENYVTAVKNKSAEDVFLVGHSLGGGLAKLVGIRNRIQAISVSSPGEVYNRDKFRYSLKDVQQYTTSVIAQHDLVTWIDKHGGLVQYVECDVSSFLECHSIRNTYCELKKKCDSVTPIECP from the exons ATGATCGCCCCAGGCTTCAACGCGTCGACGAGTCGCAGGAACTTCTACTCTGCGTGCCAGTTCGTGATGCTGCTCTACACCCTCTTTAACACCTCACTCATGATGTCCCTCTTCTGGGACGTCCTACGAGCCGTCATGTATAAGCGGTCTCGGCGTGTAACGCATGCGCGTAACGCCCTgttcatcatcgtcattatctCGTCCGCTATCTGGGCCGGGGCAACGCGTGACGCCAGCACAGGGCTTGTCCGGCTTGTTTCCGACTGCCTGGTTGTGTCTTGGGTTATTGCGCTCATAGTGTCAGTGATCGGGGGAGTGTTTCTGTTACTAGTGGTCTATGAGGAGCCCCTAATGACTGGAAAGGCTATGTGGTACTGTGCTGCAGCTATCTCGCTTGTATCGCTTCTGTTCGCTATTCTTTCGCCGATAGCATACAGCCTTCTTGATGCATCTGCCGGTGCTATTTGCTTTGCTGTCTTCTATCCCTGTATTTCCGGTCTTTTGTTTGCGTACTGTTACTGCTTTAGGGGTTGCCAAAAGGAAACAAATAATTTCTTGATTAAAGCATCGGTTCTCATGCTGATTGGATTATCCTACTTTGTCATTATAGCTCTAGCCTCTAATGCACGGGTAAACTGTGACGATGCTTGTCAGTTGGGGCCTGTGTCGAGCCAAAAGCAGCTGTTCGTTGCAAAAGGCTTGTCTCTAAAGGCCGATAACGCTGGTTACCCGATTTGCAACAAAAAGTGGAGTTCGCTCGGACTTCAGATCACCGACTGGGCTTTCATGGCAGATCTTGCTTACAAGACAAGCGAGAACAAAACCATGGCCCTTAACAGGCTTAACAACTATTTCAGTGACCGCGGTGCAAACTGGGAACTTGTCACAAGGTCGACCAAGAAACCGGTGTTTTACCATATAAGGGAGCGTACCGTTGGAGTAAACGTTATTGGTATTCGCGGCACAAAGGACTCGAGGGACTGGTTCGAGAATTGCAAAATCTGGAATGAGATCGCGACGTTCCAACTGACTTCCGTCTTCCTGCCAATCCAGCATTTGCCACTCGACTTCGTAGCGTTTTTCATTGCTCAGTCATCCTTTCTGGACTACACTCTACACCACGCCAGTTATAACTCCTACTTCAAG GTTCTTGAAAACTACGTAACGGCGGTCAAAAACAAGTCTGCTGAAGACGTGTTTTTGGTTGGTCATTCTTTAGGAGGAGGACTCGCCAAGTTAGTAGGAATCCGCAATCGCATTCAAGCCATCTCAGTATCCAGCCCGGGGGAAGTGTATAATCGAGACAAGTTCCGCTACTCCCTGAAAGACGTCCAACAGTACACGACGTCTGTGATCGCCCAACACGACTTGGTCACGTGGATAGATAAACACGGAGGCCTGGTGCAGTACGTGGAGTGTGACGTCAGCAGCTTCTTGGAATGCCACAGCATCAGGAACACCTATTGCGAGCTGAAGAAAAAGTGTGACAGCGTGACACCGATAGAGTGCCCATAG
- the LOC116613927 gene encoding uncharacterized protein LOC116613927: protein MAKDCISMQALKPAVICVLLASWLLVNADDVINVIQEDGRGQPKPPPPMCFSTFVECMTEAKASGNSCEERLECFLQLHVCKQRWAKSIGIKDPYLQ, encoded by the exons ATGGCAAAAG ACTGCATAAGCATGCAAGCATTGAAGCCAGCGGTAATTTGTGTGCTGCTTGCCTCGTGGCTTCTCGTCAAtgctgatgacgtcatcaatgttATCCAAGAAGATGGCAGAGGTCAGCCCAAGCCTCCTCCACCGATG TGTTTTTCGACCTTTGTGGAATGCATGACAGAAGCGAAAGCATCTGGTAATAGCTGCGAAGAAAGACTGGAGTGTTTTCTCCAACTTCATGTTTGTAAACAACGCTGGGCAAAAAGCATTGGAATCAAGGATCCTTATTTGCAATAA